In Cheilinus undulatus linkage group 3, ASM1832078v1, whole genome shotgun sequence, the genomic window ccggtagtcgagtggttaaggcgtgcaCCACGTACGCGGGCAGCctaggttcaaatccagcctgaggccctttaccccatgtctctccccactctcatccctgtttctgagtctatccagtcctcctctatccaataaaggcatgaaaccccccccaaaaaaagaagTACTTGGTACACAAAAGTCTTAAATACTACAGTCTTTCTGAGAATTTGCTGAGAGTCAGAGGGAAACTATAATCAATGCAGGTAAAACTGAATcctagatttttaaaatgaacgACAGCTAAAATAATTCCACATTAAAGCTCATTTCACCGTACCTTTCTCTGCTTCTTGGGCTTCCTGTTCTTCCTCGTTGATTTCGGTAACTCtgagaaataaaaagtaatagCAGACAAGCTGAAACACTGATTCTGGTTTCATTCATTTGTTTACAAGAACAGCAGCATACTATtggctttttggctcagtgGTTCCAATCTATGAGAAGATTAGACAAGATTCCCCTCTCTGTCCAGCAGcatttgtgaataaaacatcacACATCATGGTTTAGACCTACCTACAATAACAACAGGAGGGGAAGAAGCCTCGATGCTTTGAGACAGAGCGTTGGATACAACCACCCTGTTACTGGAGAGTCTCTCCTCTGGAATCATGTGAGCAGAGCCAAAAAGGTACTGAGTCGCAGCCAGGACGAAGCAGCCGAGCAGCAGGACGGCGTGCATCTTtatctgaaacacaaacacagcacacGCTGTTAGACCTTCTACTGACATGTTAAAGTTTCATAAATCTTCTCTGGGAGTTGGAGAGTTTGAGAATGGTGCAGGTCTGAGTCAGTACAACCTGAGTTAGCTCATGTTTGTTTCTCCATATATGACAGATAACTGTCAAAATACCTAAAAGTATTCAGACGCCATTCATTACACCAACACTGTAATGGcactgtattcaaatgcatggaCTCTAACAGCAGCTAAAGATCAGTGTTTTCCACATGATTTTGAGCACATTTATTCTTCTACTCTGAACTCATCAGACCATGTCTCCAGtccttctctggtctctgggccacagtcctgctggagtagaaaagggccttccccacactgttggaagcatagcattgtacagaatgtcttggtctgctgaagcattaagactggccttcactggagataaggggtctggaccagaccctgaaaacagccccataccattatccctcctccaccaaacttcacagtcagacaggtaacgttctcccagcatcctccacacccagactcaccatctgactgtaaacagagaagctgattggtcactccacagtccagtgtcggtgtgtttTATACTACTGCATCCAATGCCTGGCATTGGGCTTGgcgatgtgaggcttgcatgcagctgttaccatggaaacccattcatgaagctcctgctgcagtttcagtgtttacattaatgccagaggaagttcagaactttCAGCTGTGGAGTCAGCAGTAACTTTAAGCACCATGCACGTTAGCTtttgttgaccctgctctgggattttataTGGTCTTCCTCTTTGTGGCTGAGCTgctcctaaacgcttccactttcttgtaatatttatTACGGTTCACTGTAGAATATCTGGCAGcgatgaaatttcaccaactGTCTTACTACAGAGGTGGCttcatcacagtaccactcCGAAGTCTCTGAGTTCTTCAGAACCACCtgtttaggatcacagatgtttgagacTGCACGGACAGGTGAggatttatacacctgtgggtctgattgaaaaacCTGGATTCAATAGTGAACAGGTGTGGCCGGATACTTTTGTGCATTTAATGTTTCAGAGCATgcacagaaaatctgacattgaATTTGATCATTCTCTGACCTTTTTCAAGACCCTGttaatataaataaagaaaccATTGCATCTTGTATTGCTGAGCAGTTACACTTTTTCACGCACagatataaacatgtttttaacaaTTAAAAGATAGAAATGTGACAACACAGACAAGAAAACTCAGTATTTGTTAATCTAGTGtgcaaataaagctttcttAAAGCACAGACTCTATGCTAGTATGACAGAAGGCAAAAACGTCACTGTAAAGCTACTTTTATTGGTAAATTGTGTTTAATGTTACCAAGGATGGTCCCAGCAAAGTTAACTTGCTAGTTAGGGACACAGCGTAGCGGCAGAGGCCTGAACATACTGGAGCGGAGCGGACTCTGCGCGGAATGCCcgcagtcatcagagcttccatagtcGAGCGCACTGCCGCATTGTAGTTTCCTgtcaaatttccatgaaatccTCACTGAcggtgaggaagaggagctgctctgcctgctggctttgcaaagcaataaaattaagagacaGTGGTATGCAGAGCCATTAAggggagtatgccatgttggtgaaggacatgcgAAGTATTGACGTGGACAAAGAAGTGTGAAATGCAGGTCagtgtcacatttaatgcgggtcgatatgaaaaataaatgccgagcagtgttttgtgtgacaccagtacGTGGAGCGGACGCACGGGCCTTGCAGATGTCTGCTTTGAGTCTGCGCGGACCTCCGCGGAGTTCGTTCTGTGTACGTTCTGCCCAGAATAAAAACTCCATCTTTACACAAACACACGTGGCCTTGGCTGTGTTCACCTGGGAGGCACTAAACAGAAAGTGAACACTAAGCACAGGATAGAGCAACACATGGGGAAAACCTGCaccctgtctctctctgatCATTGTTGATGATCAGGATGGAGCtcagagagctgcagcacaGAGGGACATGGAAATCAAGATTACGAGCACAACTGCAAGTTTAAAAGGCAGCCAAGATTTATTCActttttcctccattcagaaTGCTGGAACATCACCATACTCAGCCTGAGAGCCAGTCTTCCTCTCGTAGCCAAACTTTTATTATAATTAGCTGTTATTGTGGAGTAATTTAGTATTTACTCTATAAATCTGTGCAGCTTGTTCTTTTGCTCCCAGTGGGATGTGACTGAGGATGTTTGGGTTCTGGATGTTGGCAGAAGTTTGTGATTGTGAATCATAAAACCAGGAGCACTGAGTTCTGCTGACTGAAGGGTTTTAAATCCACAGCTGGGTGTGGCAGACCAGCACAGACTTATTATTCTGAGACTTTCTGACTGAGGATGCTTGAGATTTTCAGGACAACAGCACCTGTGTCTAATGAAGCCCCTCAGGCACcctggatcagacctggacCAGGTCTTAGTTAGTCTGCTGGAGTCTTCAAACTTTCCTCTGTGATAAAGCTCATAGCCAGGACTGGATCAGACCTGGACCAGGTCTTAGTTAGTCTGCTGGAGTCTTCAAACTTTCCTCTGTGATAAAGCTCATAGCCAGGACTGGATCAGACCTGGACCAGGTCTTAGTTAGTCTGCTGGAGTATTCAAACTTTCCTCTGCGATAAAGCTCATAGCCAGGACTGGATGAGTCCTAGTTTTAACCCCAAAGCAGGCTTACTAAGAACTGGTCCAGGTCTGAGTTAGATTGTCTCTGATTTTTCCATCTCCTTGTCATCTTCTCTCcttgtatttttcctttattccaTATTTATTTCCTTAGTTCTGGTGTTTTCTGTTCTCCTTTGTCATTTTCTTCTCTCgacaaattaaacagaaaacatgaaaaactcaGCGAGTATGAAATAAGTGATGAAATAGACAAGAACAAAGAGAGAGCtgacaaaataacaacaactaaacaaactaaaacttgTGAGGACCATGAAGCAGTGTTTCCCACCTTCTTCGAGCGCCCCCAGTGAAAAAGACCTGAAGACcaacatgaaaaaagaagagATCCTTGTCTGTCAAAGATTTGAATCAATTTTGATGGATATCGGAAATTTTGTATAATTGGAGCCACGGAGggttaaatgactaaaaaaacataaaacactagaaataaatGTGGGAGTATTTCACAGAAACAAATAATGAACACAAGGGGGAGAAAACAATAGGAGGATGATAAACACGAGGAGACACGTGTCAGAAACAATGATTCAAAGTCACTACTGAGTTAATGTGCATCAGAAATCAAAACCAGAACAGGGCCAAACTCATCCAACAGAAACCCTGCTTATTCACAAGGAGcaggaaaggagaagaagatGTGAGTTTAAACCTTCACCGATGTGTTTGATCATTATCAGCCCATTTTTATAAGTGTGTTTGGCATGAGAGTGCTGCTGTCCCTGTATCTCTGGACCCGTTCAACAGACTGCTGTAGTGCTGAACGGACAGCTCCTCTAAGTCTGCAGGCTTCTGTTTCCTGCTACGGTGGCGTATTGCATTCACTTGAGAataaaaaatcctcctgttttaCGAcataactaataaaaacaggaatttatttattttgattttcctgtttttacgagatactttctcataaaaacaggaaatcacaaataaaaaattaGAATCATTCTAATTCTAGAGGAGAACAGTCTAGATCGGACTCGTTCTAGAAGAGAACAGTCTAGATCGGACTCGTTCTAGAAGAGAACAGTCTAGATCGGACTCGTTCTAGAAGAGAACAGTCTAGATCGAACTCGTTCTAGAAGAGAACAGTCTAGATCGGACTCGTTCTAGAGGAGAACAGTCTAGATCGGACTCGTTCTAGAAGAGAACAGTCTAGATAGGACTCGTTCTAGAGGAGAACAGTCTAGATCGGACTCGTTCTAGAGGAGAACAGTCTAGATCGGACTCGTTCTAGAGGAGAACAGTCTAGATAGGACTCGTTCTAGAGGAGAACAGTCTAGATCGGACTCGTTCTAGAGGAGAACAGTCTAGATCGGACTCGTTCTAGAGGAGAACAGTCTAGATCGGACTCCTTCTAGAGGAGAAGAGTCTAGATCGGACTCGTTCTAGAGGAGAACAGTCTAGATCGGACTCGTTCTAAAGGAGAACAGTCTAGATCGGACTCTTTCTAGAGGAGAACAGTCTAGATCGGACTCGTTCTAGAGGAGAACAGTCTAGATCGGACTCGTTCTAGAGGAGAACAGTCTAGACCGGAATCGTTCAAGAGGAGAAGAGTCTATATCGGACTCTTTCTAGAGGAGAACAGTCTATATCGGACTCGTTCTAGAGGAGAACAGTCTAGATCGGACTCGTTCTAGAGGAGAACAGTCTAGATCTGACTTATTCTAGAGGAGAAGAGTCTAGATCGGACTCATTCTAGAGGAGAAGAGTCTAGATCGGACTCGTTCAAGAGGAGAAGAGTCTAGATCGGACTCAATCTAGAGGAGAACAGTCTAGATCAGACTCGTTCTAGAGGAGAACAGTCTAGATCGGACTTATTCTAGAGGAGAAGAGTCTAGATCGGACTCGTTCTAGAGGAGAACAGTCTAGATCGGACTCATTCAAGAGGAGAAGAGTCTATATCGGACTCGTTCTAGAGGAGAACACACTAGATCGGACTCGTTCTAGAGGAGAACAGTCTAGATCGGACTCTTTCTAGAGGAGAACAGTCTAGATCGGACTCGTTCTAGAGGAGAACAGTCTAGATCGGACTCGTTCTAGAAGAGAACAGTCTAGATCGGACTCGTTCTAGAGGAGAACAGTCTAGATCTGACTTATTCTAGAGGAGAAGAGTCTAGATCGGACTCATTCTAGAGGAGAAGAGTCTAGATCGGACTCGTTCAAGAGGAGAAGAGTCTAGATCGGACTCAATCTAGAGGAGAACAGTCTAGATCAGACTCGTTCTAGAGGAGAACAGTCTAGATCGGACTCATTCTAGAGGAGAAGAGTCTAGATCGGACTCGTTCTAGAGGAGAACAGTCTAGATCAGACTCGTTCTAGAGGAGAACAGTCTAGATCGGACTTATTCTAGAGGAGAAGAGTCTAGATCTGACTCGTTCTAGAGGAGAACAGTCTAGATCGGACTCGTTCTAGAGGAGAACAGTCTAGATCGGACTCAATCTAGAGGAGAACAGTCTAGATCGGACTCATTCTAGAGGAGAAGAGTCTAGATCGGACTCGTTCTAGAGGAGAACAGTCTAGATCTGACTTATTCTAGAGGAGAACAGTCTAGACCGGACTCGTTCTAGAGGAGAACAGTCTAGCTAAGTGTTCcctaaagagctgggtctttagctttcccttgaaagtagagagggagTAGAGAGGTTCGGCAGCCTTTCACAGtaaaattttacacaaaattttCTCCGGAAAtctgaacaatctcaaggttaaagaccatctccagagatcctgaaagtcctttgtccactgtgtgtaatataatcaagaagtttataaccatggagctgtggctaatctccctggacgtggacggaagagaaaaattgacaaagaatgcaacgcaggatagttggaatggtggataaacatcctcagtcaacttccacacagattcaggctgtcctgcagactcagggtgctaaagtgtcagctgggaccatacgtggtcatctgaatgagatgaagggctatggcaggagacccaggagaaccccactgctgacaaagagacataaaaaagccagactggagtttgcaaaaatgtacctgagtaagcctcaatccttctgggagaacatttagtggacagatgagactaaggtagagctttttggaaaagcacatcattctactgttttggggttgttttgctgcctctggcactgggtgccttgactgtgtgcaagcaatcatgaaatctgagactatcaaaagattttgggccacaatgtaggacctagtgtcagaaagctgggtctgggtcagaggtcatgggtgttccagcaggacaatgaccccaaacatacctcaaaaagcaccaagaaatggttggagacaaagctggagagttctgaaggggccagcaatgagtccagatctaaatcccattgaacacctatggagagatctcagaactgctgttgaagaagcacccttcaaatctgagagacctggagcagtttgcaaaagaagagtggtccaaaattccagctgagaggagtaagAAGCTTATTGATGGTTAcaggaagagattggtttcagttatttttttctgaggttgtgcAACCAAACATTAGCTATTAGCTATAATGGACAATAGCAGCCATCCTCTGCACACTGCCATCACCGCCCAGAGGAGCCTATTCAGCAGCAGGCTGCTCTCACTGAGTTGCTCCATGGACAGACTGAGGAGATCCTTCCTCCCCAGAGCAATCAGACTTTATAACACTGCACCAGAGAGGAGAGTGGTGAGGGGAGCAGGAAACAGCAACATCAACTCATGAACCCGGACTAGTTAAACTACTGCACCTTGCACCAGAAACTCTACTTGCACAAGTGTCTTTCTCTGTTTGCACTAATTGTTTTCGTCAACACTCATTTAAATTCTATAAATcccagttttgtttttgttttttttttgctcatgctGCTCTTAGTAAACTCAtagtatttctgttttatatatACCTTACACTGCTTGTAAATTACTTATTTATTCAATACTCTACCCATACTGTGTCcacatgtaaatatatttattcaAGACAGATACTGTAACTTACACATACACTCAAGGTGTCCTGCTTCTGATGTTATTATCTATTCTATTGGTCCGAAAAGATTACACACTGTCCTTGTACACATGTATATATCTTTCtctttttagtattttattacATAATATTTTTCTACCTAATATTCTTCTGCACATTCTGAACCACagaacttttgttgttttctgtcttaAGATCTCCTGTTTCTTATTGTCCTTGTTATGTGTGTAATGGAACAGATGAAAATTGAATTTCCTTTGGGGtcaataaagtatctatctatctatctatctatctatctatctatctatctatctatctatctatctatctatctatctatctatctatctatctatctatctatctatctatctatctatctatctatctatctatctatctatctatctatctatctatctatctgtctgtctgtctgtctgtctatctatctatctatctatctatctatctatctatctattaagTTGAGAGtgacaataattttgtccggcccattttttgagttttgtgtaaaattatgtcaatttttgcttttttcttcatttttttgtgttgttctaatgcacataaaggaaataaacacgagtatgccaaaaacatctgtaattgcaacaatttctgggagaaatggtgaattttctggaaaaattccaggggtgccaatacttttgtccatgactacCTGGTTGATGCTGCTAGTAGCACGTGTTTAAGGCAAGTCTGAATACAAACAGCTGTTACAGTGAAACTGTAAACAGTTACATCAGTTATCAATCAGCTCCAGCATTACTTAAATATCTGTTACCGTCCCAGAGCTAAGGCACGCCAACAAAATTTTCCTCAGTGACaagaaatcaatttaaaaaatgaacaagaaaaacAGTCAGTGGACATGTGCTTAGCCCTGTTTATCACCCAAAGCTAATATTCTTCTTAAATGAAGCCTGTTATAGATCagtaaaaatgatttaagaTCACAGAGACTGTTCTGTAACACTTgcagcttttactttgacatcTAGAAGCACTTCCTCTGACACCCAGGCTGttcctcacacactgagggcGTTATGTAAATGAAGTCAACATCAACATAAGACACATGGAAAGCTTTTCAGAGAGGAGGACCACATGCAGCCAAACAGAATCAGCCTTTATTTAAAGTAGAGTGTAATTCAGATCATCTAGGGCTTCACAGATTAGTACACTGTCAAATTTTTTACAGCGCATTCATTTAAACTGTGGGGTTATTTTAAAGGCAAACATCAGAAACAAGTCTAGCGTTTCCTCTCATCATCACATCTTGTGCTGGCTTGTTTATGAACGGTGCAAAAGAGAAAGTGTTTAAAGTGCTGCATCAACGCTCCCACTAACGAGCCTCCATCCTCAGACTGGGAGTAAAGTGGCGTTCATTAGCTCTGAGCGTTTAAAACGACCACAGCTGTGCGTAAAGGAGCAGCCTTTATGAGATATGAGCTCTTTTATTAGATTACTCTGAAGAAAGTGGCTACAGTCTGAGCATCGCACACATGGTACCAGTTTAAACAAACACGTCTGAATAACCCCACCTCAACATTAAACATCACACTTCTACTTCTGACAAATTACTGAATTTAGTCAGCATGGATGTAACTCTCTGAGGATCAGTAAGAAGAAGGAAACACAGAAAGAGTCAAATAGCAATAAAATATCAATTACTGACTGATCATAAATGTCCTGA contains:
- the asip1 gene encoding agouti signaling protein 1 — encoded protein: MHAVLLLGCFVLAATQYLFGSAHMIPEERLSSNRVVVSNALSQSIEASSPPVVIVELPKSTRKNRKPKKQRKNKFGVKKRPPPPPNCIPLWGSCKSPNNVCCDFCAFCQCRLFRTVCFCRMGNPRC